One genomic region from Haloterrigena gelatinilytica encodes:
- a CDS encoding twin-arginine translocation signal domain-containing protein has protein sequence MSDELSRRNFIRTSSATAATVGLAGLAGCTSSLPFLGGDDVELNSYLFEPSFDAILDGDEVGDDNELEESEREYMAFRHVVPEGIYDNVDDLGTDVPLGRASDLRGRAGVAALDSDWALEQEAEWYYELSNSYRRRTATVDVQMVVGEFETGTVKDNLEKWADDQYGDNYDDESDEQAFESAGSEPGFELYEVEGYAFGVSEDLLIQAEGSYPVDAVAVVEEAIAARENETNLWTDDDHGAELLAEYDEGDYAFGEIHRPETVEAKLERDYDEEERDNLDDEDREEIEQTYEEQIEDWESGLVGKTRSRSLDGDTIELHQVFLYETEGDADSDALLEHVEANRDYGENWDTLEEYSISEEGRALVLTGDVRARAESFSDR, from the coding sequence ATGTCTGACGAGCTTTCCCGACGGAACTTCATCCGTACTAGCAGTGCAACCGCCGCGACGGTCGGTCTCGCCGGTCTCGCCGGCTGTACGAGCAGTCTTCCGTTTCTCGGCGGCGACGACGTGGAACTAAACAGCTACCTCTTCGAGCCGTCGTTCGACGCGATCCTCGACGGGGACGAGGTCGGGGACGACAACGAACTCGAGGAGTCGGAACGGGAGTACATGGCGTTCCGGCACGTGGTTCCCGAAGGGATCTACGATAACGTGGACGACCTCGGCACGGACGTTCCGCTCGGCAGAGCATCCGACCTCCGGGGACGAGCCGGCGTCGCCGCGCTGGACAGCGACTGGGCCCTCGAGCAGGAGGCCGAGTGGTACTACGAGCTGAGCAACTCTTACCGGCGCCGAACCGCAACCGTCGACGTCCAGATGGTCGTCGGCGAGTTCGAGACGGGGACCGTCAAAGACAACCTCGAGAAGTGGGCCGACGATCAGTACGGGGACAACTACGACGACGAGAGCGACGAGCAGGCCTTCGAGAGCGCCGGCTCCGAACCCGGATTCGAGCTCTACGAGGTCGAGGGCTACGCGTTCGGCGTCAGCGAGGACCTCCTGATTCAGGCCGAGGGAAGCTACCCCGTGGACGCGGTCGCCGTCGTCGAGGAAGCGATCGCCGCCCGCGAGAACGAAACGAATCTCTGGACGGACGACGACCACGGCGCGGAACTCCTCGCGGAGTACGACGAGGGCGACTACGCGTTCGGCGAGATCCACCGGCCCGAGACCGTCGAGGCCAAACTCGAGCGGGATTACGACGAAGAGGAACGCGACAACCTCGACGACGAGGACCGCGAGGAGATCGAACAGACCTACGAGGAGCAGATCGAGGACTGGGAGTCCGGACTCGTCGGCAAGACGCGCTCCCGGAGCCTCGACGGCGACACCATCGAACTCCACCAGGTCTTCCTGTACGAAACCGAAGGCGACGCGGACAGCGACGCGCTCCTCGAGCACGTCGAGGCTAACCGCGACTACGGCGAGAACTGGGATACGCTCGAGGAGTACTCGATCAGCGAGGAGGGCCGCGCGCTGGTCCTCACCGGCGACGTTCGTGCGCGGGCGGAGTCCTTCTCCGACCGATAG
- a CDS encoding twin-arginine translocation signal domain-containing protein — protein MSDELSRRTFIRSSSATAATVGLAGLAGCTSSLPFLGSDGADLSDWVFTPSFDDVLDNDDAEVEDLVTKDRSFVSIDPEAVYENEDELETHVFISIGSSVRGRSGAAAVDTDWALRQSVEWEYELSTSGSGTADVSAEIVAGEFDTGTVVDNLEKWADDQYENTEDEEVLESAGSQPGFELYEVEGYAFGVSEEHLIQVEANHPVDAVAVVEAAIDARENETGRWTEDDDGEELLAEFDWGDFGIGGLQRPETVETELEDRYDDPDQADEEEREAIEDDIDDWEYGLVGNGSSWTFDGDTSDITQVFLYESESDADSDALLEHVEANRDYDESWDTLEEYSISEEGRALVLTGTVQTQSIL, from the coding sequence ATGTCTGACGAACTTTCCCGGCGAACCTTCATTCGCAGTAGCAGTGCAACCGCCGCGACGGTCGGTCTCGCCGGCCTCGCCGGCTGTACGAGCAGTCTTCCGTTTCTCGGGAGCGATGGTGCGGACCTCTCCGACTGGGTTTTCACTCCGTCATTCGACGACGTTCTCGACAACGACGACGCCGAGGTCGAAGATCTCGTAACGAAAGACCGATCGTTCGTTTCCATCGATCCGGAGGCGGTCTACGAGAACGAAGACGAACTCGAGACGCACGTGTTCATCTCCATCGGATCGAGTGTCCGCGGGCGAAGCGGCGCGGCAGCGGTGGACACCGACTGGGCCCTCCGGCAGAGCGTCGAGTGGGAGTACGAACTGAGCACGTCGGGGTCCGGAACCGCGGACGTCTCCGCCGAGATCGTCGCCGGCGAGTTCGATACCGGAACCGTCGTGGACAACCTCGAGAAGTGGGCCGACGATCAGTACGAGAACACCGAGGACGAGGAGGTGCTCGAGAGCGCCGGCTCCCAACCCGGCTTCGAACTCTACGAGGTCGAGGGCTACGCGTTCGGCGTCAGCGAGGAACACCTGATTCAGGTCGAGGCGAACCACCCCGTGGACGCGGTCGCCGTCGTCGAAGCGGCGATCGACGCCCGCGAGAACGAAACGGGTCGCTGGACCGAAGACGACGACGGCGAGGAACTGCTGGCGGAGTTCGACTGGGGCGACTTCGGAATCGGCGGGCTCCAACGGCCGGAAACGGTCGAGACCGAACTGGAAGACCGATACGACGATCCCGACCAGGCCGACGAGGAGGAGCGCGAAGCGATCGAAGACGACATCGACGACTGGGAGTACGGGCTCGTCGGAAACGGGAGTTCGTGGACGTTCGACGGCGACACCAGCGATATCACCCAGGTCTTCCTGTACGAGAGCGAAAGCGACGCGGACAGCGACGCGCTCCTCGAGCACGTCGAGGCCAACCGCGACTACGACGAGAGCTGGGATACCCTCGAGGAGTACTCGATCAGCGAGGAGGGCCGCGCGCTGGTCCTCACCGGCACGGTTCAGACGCAGTCGATCCTGTAA